A portion of the Malania oleifera isolate guangnan ecotype guangnan chromosome 3, ASM2987363v1, whole genome shotgun sequence genome contains these proteins:
- the LOC131152155 gene encoding uncharacterized protein LOC131152155, with amino-acid sequence MKAKSNASIGLRMLFSASRNLFFLSEALVSKNFIFCPIATANRVFCSLYEPNIERVAGEVGDCPKESAAEVLRNWGCSESEISKIFRRSPSLRNARPSNLHSKLAFLRDLGLTTSELVKIVNCRPRFLSYRIHDLSEERLQYLQEFFGSNERLIKAIIRNPSILTYDIHKKVKPVIALYEEVGVGRNDLISMLLSRPTLISRSSFDDEKLEYIHKTGISMDSKMYKHVVSIIAVSRLETIREKVANFEKFGFSDDEVFGLFGRSPFTLTLSVDKVQRNMTFVLGTMKLPAKVVLNHPYLLWLNLEAILRPRVLLAAKIEEMGLVPQIKGPEILTALRMKEKRFLEAFVTCHPNDVSHQLMEWYRNVKCVKRLAEGSKRNICKGFPF; translated from the coding sequence ATGAAAGCCAAATCAAATGCTTCAATTGGATTGCGCATGCTATTCTCTGCCTCTCGGAACTTATTCTTCCTCTCGGAAGCCCTAGtttcaaaaaatttcatattttgcCCAATCGCCACTGCTAATAGAGTCTTCTGCTCCTTATACGAACCAAATATCGAAAGAGTAGCAGGAGAAGTTGGCGATTGTCCGAAGGAGTCTGCAGCAGAGGTTTTAAGGAATTGGGGTTGCTCAGAGTCCGAAATTTCGAAAATCTTCCGCCGATCGCCTTCGTTACGGAATGCCAGGCCTTCCAATCTTCATTCAAAACTCGCATTTCTCCGGGATTTGGGCCTCACCACATCCGAGCTTGTCAAAATTGTTAACTGCAGGCCTCGATTCCTCTCCTACCGCATCCATGATTTGTCTGAAGAGCGGCTACAGTATCTCCAGGAATTTTTTGGGTCCAACGAAAGGCTCATCAAAGCCATTATTAGAAACCCCTCTATTCTCACCTATGATATCCACAAAAAAGTTAAACCTGTCATTGCGCTGTATGAGGAGGTTGGTGTTGGTAGAAACGACTTGATCTCCATGCTTTTGTCTCGCCCCACATTGATTTCGCGAAGCTCATTTGATGATGAGAAGCTGGAATACATCCATAAGACCGGAATTTCTATGGATTCCAAGATGTACAAACACGTGGTCTCCATCATTGCCGTCTCGCGCCTCGAAACAATACGTGAAAAGGTGGCAAACTTTGAGAAGTTTGGATTTTCAGACGATGAAGTGTTTGGCCTTTTTGGGCGATCTCCATTCACATTGACGCTATCTGTGGACAAGGTGCAGAGGAACATGACTTTTGTTTTGGGCACAATGAAACTACCTGCAAAAGTGGTTCTCAATCATCCGTATCTGCTGTGGTTAAATTTGGAGGCCATATTACGACCGCGAGTTCTTCTTGCAGCAAAGATAGAGGAAATGGGTCTTGTTCCACAAATTAAAGGGCCTGAAATATTGACAGCCCTAAGGATGAAAGAGAAGCGTTTTTTGGAGGCTTTTGTTACATGCcacccaaatgatgtctcccatcAATTGATGGAATGGTACAGAAATGTAAAATGTGTCAAGCGCTTGGCAGAAGGTTCAAAGAGAAATATTTGTAAAGGATTTCCTTTTTAA